Within Hypomesus transpacificus isolate Combined female chromosome 10, fHypTra1, whole genome shotgun sequence, the genomic segment caaggcatttgtcgatggaaaatatgtttttgccgtccttcctacgggattcggtaaaagtttaatttatcagctggccccgatggagttgtaatcctaaacggagaacttcgtatatgccattgccctttattgtttcgctcaaaaaggttgaccgtgtgaacaagtactctccctacccttaaattaattttacaacaccggcaaaaatcgtttgtattcattcttcaagcatacttcaagtctgcttgttgtttagttctgttgacaacaactatgcggtgcttaacatacgtcacatactctgttgctctgattggttgtagatctatccaattgagcgaagaggcatttgttttccaggctcgtttgaaacacgccctgtagtcaaagcccaacggagagttctcagactcatattctgactagaattatgagtatgacaacgtcaggctaagatgccgtagctggaaaatcaaacttttcctgaaccccgtggggaggagggccacaacacaatggccaccaacaaaactcagcaaggaatgttcttgctccggctttaacctatattcggcagcgttgccacaacggcagaatagtttcgctcgcatctttctccgccgccattactgaacaacttaaacaagtgcacgacattaacgtcatcgttctcagccactccctctgttctctgattggacctacaaaaaaattgtttctggaaaccgacttcagaaccgacatcccagacctagtacagaagcaaaatccaaattgagcggaagtacgtagcagggcagagccaggctaggattCTGCTTGATGGCTTCCGAAacagaatcagaatgtcagagcattagcaacattattAGAAAATATTAGAGGATGTGTATGAcctcattgacattttaaaaggcgtTTTAGAAAAGAAAGGCGACTttcaaaaaaatctaacacccagcagtttgtatttttttggcctccccttttgaattcagaattcaaataaCTAgtcaaaaaattatatcctgagaaaagtggattttgaggggacctccattcattctgcactcgaacGTTAGCGCCAtcatatggaactagagtggaactgcaaccagttcagaacccggaagatTTGTATTATGCGAAAATAATTTGCCCAATACTTTTTTTACGGGTTCAAATCTTTTTCTGCAGATGCAAATCTTTTTCTGAGGATGCAAAATATTATTGATTCTAATTTGACTCCATACATGTGTGATGCAGGTGTGTTGCTAGGTGATGCAGGTGTGTTACTAGCTGAAGGCTGATGTTGTGTTTTCAGGGTTTGAGCCTTTTGGAGAACATGCTGTCAACGCCAGCTGGGTGGCTGTTCAGGTAACCAGCCTGTCTGATATGACACAACAGGCTAACCTGACTGATAGTGGGTGTTGTCTAAAACTCTGCTCCTCATGCACTTCCTGCTCCTCATGCACTTCCTGCTTCTGGTTTGCAAAGGAACTGGAGTGCCttggtctgggggagggggtggagcttcAGGTGTACGAGCTTCCCGTTGAGTACCAGGCCATTCAGCGCTTACTGCCATCGCTATGGAaatgccaccagccacaggtaGCTGGGAGCCAATCACATttgttggtttaggtgcagttctgtggacgtatgtgaagccctctgtgacattgcttgttaaAGGGTTGATACAACTAGATTTGGTTTGATCTGATCACAATAGAGCTTTTGCTTGCAGGCCAGTGTGTTACCGTAGTTAAGGTAAACTCTTCCTTTCTGTCAATTACAAGCTGGTGGTCCATGTGGGTGTGTCCGGCATCGCTACCACAGTAACCCTGGAGCAGTGTGGCCACAACCATGGTTACTGTCGTCTGGACAACAGCCGCTTCTGCCCAGCCTCCCAGTGCTGCGTGGAGGCGGGGCCTGActgcctgacctctgacctggacATGGAGCTGGTCTGCAGGCGCCTGGGCTCCTCTCACCAGCAGGTGGAGCTGTCTGTGTCCAGGGATGCCGGCAGGTAAGCACCACacatcactgtctctctctctctctctctctctctctctctctctctctctctctctctctctctctctcttcatctctgtctctctctcttcatctctgtctctctctctgtctcttaatttttcttgGGGATAGAGTTAGATCATATGACTTCAGCTCAAGagatcccaggttcaaatctcccatGTACATCACTTTAGATAAGTGTCCCCTAAATGAATGTCTATTCTGTCCCCCTCtaactgtctttctttctttctccatctctctccctcctctcctctcgctgtCTGCCCCAGGTACCTGTGTGACTACACCTACTACACGTCCCTGCTACAGGGCGGGGGCAGGGTGGCCTTCGTGCATGTGCCCCCCCTGGGGAGGCCCTACAGTGGGGGGGCCAGCTGGGCAGGGCCCTGCAGGCCCTGGTGGGAGAGatgctgctggggggggggcatggggaaCACCAGCAGAACCAGGACCGTGAGAACCAGGACCGTGAGAACCAGGACCAGCAGAACCAAGACCAGCAGAACCAGGACCGTGAGAACCAGGACCGTGAGAACCAGGACCAGCAGAACCAAGACCAGCAGAACCAGGACCGTGAGAACCAGGACCGTGAGAACCAGGACCGTGAGAACCAGGACCAGCAGAACCAGGACCATCAAAGACACTAAAACACCGAGTCCACCTGGACTCTCACAGTGGAACCTGACCGTGTGCACTACCAGCAGTCGTTGTGTGTACAAACATCGTGTGTATAAACATTTTTATCTGGGTGATTGTGTGCGTAGTGACCCAGAGAGTCTCTGTCCTTTATCATCCTCCTATCATGACCAGGGTGATCCTGTCTAGGCTTTAATTGCTGCACTCAGGCCTGCAGGTAATAggaactggctggctggtttatTGACAGTCTCGTGTTAAatttttcatttgtgtgttATTTTAAAATTAGAATATATTTTTACCAATCATTATGTACATCTCAGGAAAGTTATTGCACGCACAATTAATGTTTATAGAAATGTGAAATTAACTTTGTTTATTTGTGTTCCTTATCTGTGTTAAAAGGTATAATACTGACGTTCTAATTCTGAAGTTCTGATGCTATGAGTTTGATTAAAACATTCTAATATCTCCGTTTTCTGGTGTAAAATGCAGATACacagaggaggacacagagaacTATGCAAGATGTGTCCTCCCCCTAAAGTGTGCTATGCTCATGTTTACCTGGATCACCTGCTTCCCATTCTCTGGAAGTCACTTCTTTAGATTCATCGGCATTTTTATAGTTTTCTGTTCTCCCGGGAATAGTAGGATTTGGAACAACGTTTCCTAACTTTCAGAATGTATGAAACATGCCTATTAAGCTCCGCTTCATTTCCTCAGGAGAGATGCCAGAGATTAAATGACCGACTCTAACCGACAAGTGGCGATGTTGACCTGCAACTGGAGCCGACGGCACAGAGA encodes:
- the LOC124472585 gene encoding LOW QUALITY PROTEIN: pyroglutamyl-peptidase 1-like (The sequence of the model RefSeq protein was modified relative to this genomic sequence to represent the inferred CDS: deleted 2 bases in 1 codon) gives rise to the protein MATKKTVIVTGFEPFGEHAVNASWVAVQELECLGLGEGVELQVYELPVEYQAIQRLLPSLWKCHQPQLVVHVGVSGIATTVTLEQCGHNHGYCRLDNSRFCPASQCCVEAGPDCLTSDLDMELVCRRLGSSHQQVELSVSRDAGRYLCDYTYYTSLLQGGGRVAFVHVPPLGRPYSGGQLGRALQALVGEMLLGGGHGEHQQNQDRENQDRENQDQQNQDQQNQDRENQDRENQDQQNQDQQNQDRENQDRENQDRENQDQQNQDHQRH